A DNA window from Bradyrhizobium barranii subsp. barranii contains the following coding sequences:
- a CDS encoding FAS1-like dehydratase domain-containing protein produces the protein MTEKLDIDHLRQWIGRSTEATDIVTAQLVKGLRATLFQEVGEPKKGDAAPFTVHWCLAQPVFPMSMLGPDGHPTRGGFLPPVPLPRRMWAGGEIEFLQPLRVGDESTRTSRIADVQVKSGSTGTLCFVSVEHSISSPRGVAIRERQDIVYREMTTSAPATAKAPPPPPKAQRRETHVSDPVLLFRYSALTFNGHRIHYDRDYVTKVEGYPGLIFHGPLQAALIVEMAAKLHDGKAPKKCSYRGLQPLFEGTEFSINANETEAGLELWTANAEGQPTMKGTAVW, from the coding sequence ATGACCGAGAAGCTCGACATAGATCACTTGCGGCAATGGATCGGCCGCAGCACCGAGGCCACCGACATCGTCACCGCGCAGCTCGTGAAGGGCCTGCGCGCGACGCTGTTCCAAGAAGTCGGCGAGCCCAAAAAGGGTGATGCCGCGCCGTTCACGGTGCACTGGTGCCTGGCGCAGCCGGTGTTTCCGATGTCGATGCTGGGACCCGACGGCCATCCGACCCGCGGCGGCTTCCTGCCGCCGGTGCCGCTGCCGCGCCGGATGTGGGCCGGCGGCGAGATCGAATTCCTGCAGCCCTTGCGCGTCGGCGATGAATCGACGCGGACCTCGCGCATCGCCGATGTGCAGGTGAAATCCGGCTCGACCGGCACGCTGTGCTTCGTCTCGGTCGAGCACAGCATCTCCTCGCCGCGGGGCGTTGCCATCCGCGAGCGGCAGGACATCGTCTATCGCGAGATGACGACGAGCGCGCCTGCGACGGCAAAGGCCCCGCCTCCGCCGCCCAAGGCGCAGCGCCGCGAGACGCATGTGTCCGATCCCGTGCTGCTGTTTCGTTATTCCGCGCTGACCTTCAATGGCCACCGCATCCACTACGACCGCGACTACGTCACCAAGGTCGAGGGTTACCCGGGCCTGATCTTCCACGGGCCGCTGCAGGCGGCGCTGATCGTGGAGATGGCGGCGAAGCTGCACGACGGCAAGGCGCCGAAGAAGTGTTCGTATCGCGGCCTTCAGCCGCTGTTCGAGGGCACCGAGTTCTCCATCAACGCCAACGAGACTGAGGCGGGCCTGGAGCTGTGGACCGCGAATGCGGAGGGACAGCCGACGATGAAGGGCACGGCGGTGTGGTGA